A window of Streptomyces marispadix contains these coding sequences:
- a CDS encoding VMAP-C domain-containing protein, with protein sequence MSAVESAVRSAVVRIGAPGDGYNGEDGGPRAEFWGSGFFIAPGWVLTSAHVVAEGRGAVWRGDRVIGITTESGEKLVAELACALPRPSAADQRTGPWADPDLALLRVPEEPAASPPNALWLSDRSALNSAHVELFGYSSALGADVAYVQGSGRASAGAGGPMMLEGTYVPAGCSGGPVVDRDRGSVIGVNKGRARDGSHVVRATPITALRRFCEEGAREAAAWREALRAHDRHHLERFLALDWSWPREQFLREQQRDPGGYASGFTAYDRAELFGRFAELPPPVSAGEVLEMVEEARRDVRRETFRLHIHSPRSWREGVGLLYDMHDGSASGGESSRDRERAAVVLYAARVCQALSAPGRTVPRQRTASADERAAQQTDPLAELKAWVGNVKAWVGNAAVTLPNGIDRELVQSILDSAVAGHGPRASYADVLVEIDPDLYGTHPWRIKLVQEDGQVTPVRQSETGVPRAELERDIRAALADALDKGDIGEHLAAVDFMLPRAMFDEPVEMWRARVASPDEPFSPHTLPLGHRRTVALRDRHRWMQRERIPEWHQRWRVIKKGHMEAVPLCLGTGDGGDGGLHHTQHESELAAYGRLRSAEPHAVPVHCTRAGSGQGAVALGVALGAGHPVVLWRRCDEQHSDCAEFHERAAELLNSARSAGAPESLRELVRDLRNQNAGPDVSKPATAWAGELVLLYDPPQGPQLADEPLRAPPLRP encoded by the coding sequence GTGAGCGCCGTCGAGAGCGCCGTGCGCTCGGCGGTCGTACGGATTGGTGCACCCGGCGACGGGTACAACGGCGAAGACGGCGGCCCGCGTGCGGAGTTCTGGGGCAGCGGCTTCTTCATCGCGCCGGGCTGGGTGCTGACCAGCGCGCACGTCGTGGCCGAGGGGAGAGGTGCCGTGTGGAGGGGTGATCGCGTCATCGGCATCACCACGGAAAGCGGCGAGAAGCTCGTGGCGGAGCTAGCGTGTGCCCTTCCCCGGCCCTCCGCAGCCGACCAGCGGACCGGTCCCTGGGCCGACCCCGACCTCGCACTCTTACGGGTCCCGGAGGAGCCTGCCGCCTCTCCTCCCAACGCCCTCTGGCTGAGCGACCGTTCGGCGCTGAACTCGGCCCACGTGGAGCTGTTCGGCTACTCCTCCGCCCTCGGCGCCGATGTGGCGTATGTGCAGGGTTCCGGGCGGGCCAGCGCCGGCGCCGGCGGCCCGATGATGCTGGAGGGCACCTACGTCCCGGCGGGCTGTTCGGGCGGCCCCGTAGTGGACCGGGACCGCGGCAGCGTCATCGGGGTCAACAAGGGCCGTGCGCGGGACGGCAGCCATGTCGTGCGGGCCACGCCGATCACCGCGCTGCGCCGGTTCTGCGAGGAGGGAGCGCGGGAGGCGGCGGCATGGCGGGAGGCGCTGCGCGCTCACGACCGGCACCACCTGGAGCGCTTCCTGGCTCTCGACTGGAGCTGGCCGAGGGAGCAGTTCCTGCGTGAGCAGCAGCGTGACCCCGGCGGGTACGCGAGCGGTTTCACCGCCTACGACCGTGCCGAACTCTTCGGCCGCTTCGCCGAGTTGCCGCCGCCGGTCAGCGCCGGAGAGGTGCTGGAGATGGTGGAGGAGGCACGCCGCGACGTACGCCGGGAGACATTCAGGCTCCACATCCACTCGCCCCGTAGCTGGCGCGAGGGAGTCGGGCTGCTCTACGACATGCACGACGGCAGCGCCTCGGGCGGCGAGAGCAGCCGCGACCGGGAGCGTGCGGCGGTGGTGCTGTACGCGGCACGCGTGTGCCAGGCCCTCTCCGCGCCCGGCCGCACGGTGCCGCGGCAGCGCACGGCTTCGGCCGATGAGCGGGCCGCCCAACAGACCGACCCCCTCGCGGAGTTGAAGGCATGGGTCGGCAACGTGAAGGCATGGGTCGGCAACGCAGCGGTGACCCTGCCGAACGGGATCGACAGGGAGCTGGTGCAGAGCATCCTGGACAGCGCCGTGGCCGGGCACGGCCCCCGCGCCTCGTACGCCGACGTGCTCGTGGAGATCGACCCCGACCTGTACGGCACCCACCCGTGGCGGATCAAGCTCGTACAGGAGGACGGCCAGGTCACGCCCGTACGGCAGAGTGAGACCGGCGTGCCGCGCGCCGAGCTGGAACGGGACATCCGCGCCGCGCTCGCCGACGCCCTCGACAAGGGCGACATCGGCGAACACCTCGCCGCCGTGGACTTCATGCTGCCGCGTGCGATGTTCGACGAGCCCGTGGAGATGTGGCGGGCCAGGGTGGCGAGCCCGGACGAGCCGTTCAGCCCGCACACGCTGCCGCTGGGCCACCGGCGCACGGTGGCGCTGCGCGACCGGCACCGCTGGATGCAGCGGGAGCGCATCCCGGAGTGGCACCAGCGCTGGCGCGTCATCAAGAAGGGGCACATGGAGGCGGTCCCGCTGTGTCTGGGCACGGGCGACGGCGGAGACGGAGGGCTCCATCACACGCAGCACGAGAGCGAGTTGGCCGCATACGGCAGGCTGCGAAGCGCCGAGCCGCACGCCGTCCCCGTGCACTGCACGCGTGCGGGCAGCGGGCAGGGAGCGGTGGCGCTGGGCGTGGCGCTGGGGGCGGGGCACCCGGTCGTACTGTGGCGGCGCTGCGACGAACAGCACTCGGACTGCGCCGAGTTCCACGAACGGGCCGCGGAGCTGCTGAACTCCGCGCGGTCCGCAGGAGCCCCCGAGAGCCTGCGGGAACTCGTGCGCGACCTGCGCAACCAGAACGCCGGTCCCGATGTCTCAAAGCCCGCAACTGCCTGGGCCGGAGAGCTCGTTCTCCTTTACGATCCGCCGCAAGGCCCGCAACTTGCCGACGAACCGCTCCGAGCGCCGCCACTTCGCCCGTAG
- a CDS encoding urease subunit alpha: MSGERTPAQVDRRTYNALYGPTTGDRIRLGDTGLWVEVETDDGTPGDELLGGCGKTVRDGLLASPRSDRDSALDMVVTNVVLLDPRLGVRKTDIGVKDGRVVAVGGVGNPDVAPVDFAVDSHTSMVPGEGLIATPGIVDSHVHLSSPEIAPAALSSGVTTVVGMGLGGMWEIGCNPARNLHTLMSAWRGTPLNVAFLARGSSSSRRLLDEIVLAGAGGFKIHEDFGATPRIVDNCLDAAEQADLPVALHTDSMNESGYLRDTVGATRGRTVHAYHVEGGGGHPDLLEILSEPNILPSSTTPTVPYTVNTVDELFPMTMTVHRQNHHIDSDVEVSKGRIRAHAIAAENSLHDLGAISIVNSDSMGMGRIAETVRRTWQLAHLQAVRNGESGVEHSANARVLRYLAKITLNPAVAHGISHDVGSVAPGRLADIVLWHPAWFGTKPELVIKGGFVAWGNTGSGSGSTRLTQPRTYRPYYGALGDAASRLSRVFIGAEALADADARNSLPPGLSYAPVQDSRGLGRNDMLHNTATPRVEVPRSAGPVLVDGAPTATGAATEVPLARLHHLA, from the coding sequence ATGAGCGGCGAGCGGACACCGGCCCAGGTGGACAGGCGTACCTACAACGCGCTCTACGGGCCGACGACCGGCGACCGGATACGACTCGGCGACACCGGGCTCTGGGTGGAGGTCGAGACCGACGACGGGACGCCGGGAGACGAGCTCCTCGGCGGCTGCGGCAAGACCGTGCGCGACGGGCTGCTCGCCTCGCCCCGCTCCGACCGGGACTCCGCCCTGGACATGGTCGTCACCAACGTGGTGCTGCTCGACCCCCGGCTGGGCGTGCGCAAGACCGACATCGGCGTGAAGGACGGCCGCGTGGTCGCGGTCGGCGGCGTGGGCAACCCGGATGTCGCGCCCGTGGACTTCGCCGTCGACTCCCACACCTCGATGGTCCCCGGCGAAGGGCTGATCGCGACGCCCGGCATCGTCGACAGCCACGTGCATCTCTCGTCGCCGGAGATCGCTCCCGCGGCGCTCTCCTCGGGCGTCACCACGGTCGTCGGCATGGGCCTCGGCGGCATGTGGGAGATCGGCTGCAATCCGGCGCGCAATCTGCACACGCTGATGAGCGCGTGGCGCGGCACGCCGCTCAACGTGGCGTTCCTGGCGCGTGGTTCGTCCAGTTCGCGGCGGCTGCTGGACGAGATCGTGCTGGCGGGCGCCGGGGGCTTCAAGATCCATGAGGACTTCGGCGCGACGCCGCGCATCGTCGACAACTGCCTGGACGCCGCCGAACAGGCCGATCTGCCGGTGGCGTTGCACACCGACTCGATGAACGAGTCCGGCTATCTGCGCGACACCGTCGGCGCGACCCGGGGCCGCACCGTGCACGCCTACCACGTGGAAGGCGGCGGCGGTCACCCCGATCTGCTGGAGATCCTCTCCGAGCCGAACATCCTGCCCTCCTCGACGACGCCGACCGTCCCGTACACGGTCAACACCGTCGACGAGCTGTTCCCGATGACGATGACCGTCCACCGGCAGAACCATCACATCGACAGCGACGTGGAGGTCTCCAAGGGCCGCATACGCGCCCACGCCATCGCCGCCGAGAACTCCCTGCACGACCTCGGCGCGATCAGCATCGTCAACTCCGACTCGATGGGCATGGGCAGGATCGCGGAGACCGTGCGCCGCACATGGCAGCTCGCCCACCTACAGGCCGTACGCAACGGGGAGAGCGGCGTCGAGCACAGCGCCAACGCACGGGTGCTGCGCTACCTGGCGAAGATCACGCTCAACCCGGCCGTGGCGCACGGGATCTCACACGACGTCGGCTCCGTCGCCCCGGGGCGGCTCGCCGACATCGTGCTCTGGCACCCCGCCTGGTTCGGCACGAAACCCGAACTCGTCATCAAGGGCGGCTTCGTGGCGTGGGGCAACACCGGATCGGGCTCCGGCTCGACGCGGCTCACCCAGCCCCGCACCTACCGCCCCTACTACGGCGCGCTCGGCGACGCGGCCTCACGGCTGTCCCGGGTCTTCATCGGCGCCGAGGCGCTGGCGGACGCCGATGCCCGCAACTCCCTTCCCCCCGGGCTGAGTTACGCACCCGTCCAGGACAGCCGCGGACTCGGCCGCAACGACATGCTGCACAACACCGCCACGCCCCGCGTCGAAGTGCCGCGCTCCGCCGGGCCCGTGCTCGTCGACGGCGCGCCGACGGCCACCGGAGCCGCCACGGAAGTCCCGCTCGCCCGACTCCATCACCTCGCCTGA
- a CDS encoding urease subunit gamma, protein MHLTPRENERLQLFTAAELARRRRSRGRRLNAPEAVALICDEVLEAAWDGLSMDEVIAVGRSVLTEDDVMEGVPALVPTVQVEALFPSGTALVAVDAPIAASAGAKPAGAGGAGTGTADAPRTAADPPGAVCTAADPVRINEGRRRMRLTVRNTGDRPVYVSSHYPLGETNAALSFDREAAAGMRLDIPAGTALVFEPGGVREVDVVEART, encoded by the coding sequence GTGCATCTGACCCCTCGCGAGAACGAGCGGCTTCAGCTCTTCACCGCCGCGGAGCTGGCTCGAAGGCGCCGCTCGCGCGGCCGCCGTCTCAACGCTCCCGAGGCCGTCGCCCTCATCTGCGACGAGGTCCTGGAGGCGGCGTGGGACGGGCTGAGCATGGACGAGGTCATCGCCGTGGGACGTTCGGTGCTCACCGAGGACGACGTGATGGAGGGCGTGCCCGCGCTGGTGCCCACCGTCCAGGTCGAGGCTCTGTTCCCCAGCGGTACGGCGCTGGTCGCCGTGGACGCCCCGATCGCGGCGTCGGCGGGCGCGAAACCCGCGGGCGCCGGCGGAGCGGGCACCGGCACGGCCGACGCTCCTCGTACGGCCGCGGACCCGCCCGGTGCCGTATGTACGGCCGCCGATCCCGTACGGATCAACGAGGGGCGGCGCAGGATGCGGCTGACCGTGCGCAACACCGGCGACCGGCCCGTCTACGTCTCCTCGCACTACCCCCTCGGCGAGACCAACGCGGCGCTCTCCTTCGACCGTGAGGCCGCCGCCGGCATGAGGCTCGACATCCCCGCGGGCACCGCCCTCGTCTTCGAACCGGGCGGCGTGCGCGAGGTCGACGTGGTGGAGGCGAGGACATGA
- a CDS encoding CU044_2847 family protein, whose protein sequence is MERDVRVQEIELPGGERVLASVSVLEPGRVPGGGSGGYADGAYEGGAYEDGRYEEEEYEFEDTGAFDGLSARVDQLNELVSGVGSAVLNAARSARPDEVSATFGIELAAKPGRAVAMLADGQVKGAISVTLTWKQGAETRQHEQ, encoded by the coding sequence GTGGAACGGGACGTTCGTGTACAGGAGATCGAACTGCCGGGCGGGGAGCGGGTGCTGGCATCCGTGAGCGTGCTGGAGCCCGGCCGTGTTCCGGGCGGCGGCAGCGGCGGGTACGCAGACGGAGCCTACGAGGGCGGAGCCTACGAGGACGGCCGGTACGAAGAGGAGGAGTACGAGTTCGAGGACACGGGGGCGTTCGACGGGCTGAGCGCCCGTGTCGACCAGCTCAACGAGCTTGTCAGCGGCGTCGGTTCGGCCGTGCTGAACGCGGCACGCTCAGCGCGCCCGGACGAGGTCAGCGCCACCTTCGGCATCGAACTCGCGGCCAAACCGGGCAGGGCGGTGGCGATGCTCGCCGACGGGCAGGTGAAGGGGGCGATCTCGGTGACCTTGACCTGGAAACAGGGGGCAGAAACGCGGCAGCATGAACAGTAA
- a CDS encoding helix-turn-helix domain-containing protein, giving the protein MHTPPRPADLPPDRATERPPDRAAELAVECLEGVEDLLGDWLEAVQPLRDTYEGAVPDDDFRGSALQAFELLLRTVAELPVPAELAGISERIGERRARQGVPLDSLLAAARLDFRVVWDALVERADDRDKVRLVASAYHVWEAVEAHVTGIMTAYQRTVLEMGRQREDERRLWFDRLLESGGHNPTVVRDVGLALGFVPSGRFLCVAAPPGSGPGGGLHGAAAALRSAGAVSQRQTVSSASLLVVQLGRRVTEETVLEGLDGVPCGVSPVAEGLAGVPRAVELATATVRVLAEDATGPLRLSDAWLDVLVNRAGHFAAHLTEDVLGGLYGRNAGDGGNGSDGGAVPAAERERLLHTVRVHLTGSGSIAETARALYCHRNTVQQRFTRFCELTGRDIRRPGDAALLAFALRARESGGG; this is encoded by the coding sequence ATGCACACTCCACCCCGCCCGGCCGACCTCCCGCCGGACCGCGCGACGGAGCGCCCGCCCGACCGTGCTGCCGAACTCGCCGTCGAGTGCCTGGAGGGCGTCGAGGACCTGCTCGGCGACTGGCTGGAAGCGGTACAGCCCCTTCGCGACACCTACGAGGGCGCCGTACCTGACGACGACTTCCGCGGATCGGCGCTCCAGGCCTTCGAACTGCTGCTGCGTACGGTCGCGGAACTGCCCGTACCGGCGGAACTGGCCGGGATCTCGGAACGCATCGGCGAACGCCGCGCCCGCCAGGGCGTGCCCCTCGACTCGCTGCTGGCGGCGGCAAGGCTCGACTTCCGGGTGGTGTGGGACGCGCTCGTCGAGCGCGCCGACGACCGGGACAAGGTGCGGCTGGTCGCCTCCGCCTACCACGTATGGGAGGCGGTGGAGGCCCACGTCACCGGCATCATGACCGCGTACCAGCGCACGGTGCTGGAGATGGGGCGGCAGCGCGAGGACGAGCGGCGGCTGTGGTTCGACCGGCTGCTGGAGAGCGGCGGCCACAACCCGACGGTCGTACGCGATGTGGGCCTCGCGCTGGGCTTCGTGCCGTCCGGCCGGTTCCTGTGCGTGGCGGCACCGCCGGGCAGCGGGCCCGGCGGAGGGCTGCACGGCGCGGCGGCGGCGCTGCGCTCGGCGGGGGCGGTGTCGCAGCGCCAGACGGTCTCGTCGGCGTCGCTGCTGGTGGTGCAGCTCGGGCGGCGCGTCACCGAGGAGACCGTGCTGGAAGGGCTGGACGGGGTGCCGTGCGGGGTGTCACCCGTCGCCGAGGGCCTGGCCGGGGTGCCGAGGGCCGTGGAACTGGCCACCGCGACCGTGAGGGTCCTCGCCGAGGACGCGACCGGGCCGCTGCGTCTCTCCGACGCGTGGCTGGACGTACTGGTCAACCGGGCCGGTCACTTCGCCGCGCACCTCACGGAGGACGTGCTCGGCGGGTTGTACGGGAGGAACGCCGGTGACGGCGGTAACGGGAGCGACGGCGGCGCGGTGCCCGCCGCAGAGAGGGAACGGCTGCTGCACACGGTCCGGGTGCATCTGACGGGAAGCGGCTCCATCGCGGAGACCGCCCGAGCCCTCTACTGCCACCGCAACACCGTCCAGCAGCGCTTCACCCGCTTCTGCGAACTGACGGGCCGCGACATCCGCCGCCCCGGCGACGCGGCGCTGCTGGCGTTCGCGCTGCGGGCACGGGAGAGCGGCGGGGGGTAG
- a CDS encoding AAA family ATPase, translating to MSDWRIYRGAGLPHDGAGRLPAPPPWRDFTLSGGSGPGDEGDAARRLGVQRQLVENLHPRPEEVEAVNAALYLRRPLLVTGNPGTGKSTLAHAVAHELKLGRVLRWPIVSRTTLQDGLYHYDAIGRLQDVQLDRAVEGERAERPPIGSYVRLGPLGTALLPRPEGQEALPRVLLVDELDKSDIDLPNDLLNVLEEGEFTIRELERSADREPVSEVLTDDGDKVAVTGGRVRCTTFPFIVLTSNGERDFPAALLRRCIQLELKPPTDKQLAAMITAHLGEEALAEGEEHIRRFLERDAGQVVATDQLLNALFLTQRAAGAERVTRSRLAEMLLRPLDRPR from the coding sequence GTGAGCGATTGGCGAATCTACCGGGGAGCGGGTCTCCCGCACGACGGCGCCGGGCGGTTACCCGCCCCGCCGCCCTGGAGGGACTTCACCCTCTCCGGGGGCTCGGGGCCCGGCGACGAGGGAGACGCGGCCCGACGGCTGGGCGTACAGCGGCAGTTGGTCGAGAACCTCCACCCCCGCCCCGAAGAGGTCGAGGCCGTCAACGCCGCCCTCTATCTGCGCCGCCCGCTGCTGGTGACCGGCAACCCCGGCACCGGCAAGTCGACGCTCGCACACGCCGTAGCGCACGAACTGAAGCTCGGCCGGGTGCTGCGCTGGCCCATCGTCAGCCGCACCACCCTCCAGGACGGGCTCTATCACTACGACGCCATCGGCCGGCTCCAGGACGTACAGCTCGACAGGGCCGTCGAGGGAGAACGGGCCGAACGTCCGCCCATCGGCTCCTATGTGCGGCTCGGCCCGCTCGGCACCGCGCTGCTGCCGCGTCCCGAGGGCCAGGAGGCACTGCCGCGGGTGCTCCTCGTCGACGAACTCGACAAGAGCGACATCGACCTCCCCAACGATCTCCTGAACGTGCTGGAGGAGGGCGAGTTCACGATCCGGGAACTGGAACGCAGCGCCGACCGTGAGCCCGTCAGCGAGGTGCTCACCGACGACGGCGACAAGGTGGCCGTCACCGGCGGCCGGGTCCGCTGCACGACCTTCCCCTTCATCGTCCTGACGTCCAACGGCGAACGGGACTTCCCGGCCGCGCTGTTGCGCCGCTGCATCCAGCTCGAACTCAAGCCGCCCACCGACAAGCAGCTCGCCGCCATGATCACCGCCCATCTCGGCGAGGAGGCGCTCGCCGAGGGCGAGGAGCACATCCGGCGCTTCCTGGAGCGCGACGCCGGCCAGGTAGTCGCCACGGACCAGCTCCTCAACGCCCTGTTCCTGACCCAACGGGCGGCAGGAGCCGAGCGGGTGACGCGCAGCCGTCTCGCGGAGATGCTGCTGCGCCCGCTGGACCGCCCGAGGTGA
- a CDS encoding DUF6104 family protein: MYFTDRGIEELAGRRGEEEFTFEWLAEQLRAFVDLNPDFEVPVERLATWLARLDDEDEDD, translated from the coding sequence GTGTACTTCACCGACCGCGGCATCGAGGAACTGGCCGGCAGGCGCGGCGAGGAGGAGTTCACCTTCGAGTGGCTGGCCGAGCAGTTGCGGGCGTTCGTGGATCTCAATCCCGACTTCGAGGTGCCCGTGGAGCGGCTGGCGACCTGGCTGGCGCGGCTCGACGACGAGGACGAGGACGACTGA
- a CDS encoding SAV_2336 N-terminal domain-related protein, producing the protein MHPSGLPNRAPSRLTELVSRMREAGWEPTAEEVAEALWLARWAGTGVHETVTADPAPDGDRERRSAAEPSGHREPPADRRAPGNEIGPGAPAERAASLSTVSLYAPDRHGGAPSSAFPVRAPAASTLPGLLGLQRAMRPLLGYRPRLPSVPRVLDEAASAELSARSGAVRPVFGPARRPETELLLLMDASATTSVWQLTFDKLRQTCERLGAFRDVQALCLHRGSDRTPLIGTGPDPSATRLRPADQYRDTTGRRLTLVLSDCVGPLWQDGGAQRMLHRWAGGSPLAVVQPLPPRLWPRTALPGEPGLLIRDKGPGGPVTFEPDGYGRLPAHDALPVPVLLPTPAALGRWARLLGGEGRQTVRGAAAWVTSRHHAMPAPSSSHGADARDLLNAFRASASPGALDLAVHLAAVPLVLPVIQLVQEAMFPDTGPMELAEVLLSGLLERLPDVEDSPGPRYDFIPGVQNLLLQSLDQGAAELVLKHLSEYVTKRFGKGTRNFPAMAVAQLSGRFTGMESEHPEPEEPGDDEGELGEELFAEIPARVVQWYRPVRPLPDQLKDAERLLDQWRVQRDSKLLREAHEVTEGVLLAEDSGRARRVLGRVLFAQAGTPEVRRDPERRRKLLTRAEQLLSGEGPEGAATVLARAGVRHELWRMDGDSDWLHAVARDLSDPLEDERSTPATQEDRRVRLGRALLDLARTERNQEAAAEYATAAAGELRAAAGLSEAAGVSAQRRGAVLLDLVAALRLTGRSEHTRLLRLLADAEPAVRADPAAPGGRNLLLRWTGTRAQVYREAGDLQAADQAYEEAAELTARDTPQRCELFIEWGEARLLRHDDPYGAEGILREALTGAPASGRLPARAQLLLGRALVRRWQRGHFLPDLFEGSHLLELAARQSPDAVQRAESWRRLGDAGLEFPDARPPFAQAERCYRTALTEARETPGARRTGSVEAARALHALAALYERCDEPRKALAAYREAAEEWHLLAGTLTPVPRGEAGRTRERIAALETGTAGGAE; encoded by the coding sequence ATGCACCCGAGCGGGCTCCCGAACCGCGCCCCGTCGCGGCTGACCGAACTCGTCTCTCGGATGCGCGAGGCAGGCTGGGAGCCAACGGCCGAGGAGGTGGCCGAGGCGCTGTGGCTCGCCCGGTGGGCCGGCACCGGCGTGCACGAGACGGTGACCGCCGACCCTGCCCCGGACGGCGACCGGGAACGGCGGTCGGCGGCGGAGCCGTCCGGGCACCGGGAGCCTCCGGCGGACAGGCGCGCACCCGGCAATGAGATCGGGCCCGGGGCTCCGGCAGAGCGCGCGGCCTCGCTGTCCACCGTGTCGCTCTACGCACCCGACCGTCACGGCGGTGCTCCGAGCAGCGCGTTCCCCGTGCGCGCTCCCGCGGCCAGCACCCTGCCGGGTCTGCTGGGGCTTCAGCGTGCGATGCGCCCGCTGCTGGGCTACCGGCCCCGGCTGCCGTCGGTGCCGCGCGTACTGGACGAGGCCGCGAGCGCCGAACTGAGCGCCCGCAGCGGTGCCGTGCGTCCCGTCTTCGGCCCGGCGCGGCGGCCCGAGACCGAACTTCTGCTGCTGATGGACGCGTCGGCGACGACCTCGGTATGGCAGCTCACCTTCGACAAGCTCCGCCAGACCTGTGAACGACTCGGTGCCTTCCGCGACGTCCAGGCCCTCTGCCTGCACCGCGGCTCCGACAGGACGCCGCTCATCGGCACCGGGCCCGACCCCTCAGCCACCCGGCTGCGCCCTGCCGACCAGTACCGGGACACCACCGGGCGGAGGCTGACGCTCGTACTCAGCGACTGCGTGGGCCCCCTGTGGCAGGACGGCGGAGCGCAGCGGATGCTGCACCGCTGGGCGGGCGGTTCGCCGCTGGCCGTCGTGCAGCCGCTGCCCCCTCGGCTGTGGCCGCGCACGGCTCTGCCGGGCGAGCCCGGGCTGCTCATACGCGACAAGGGGCCCGGCGGCCCCGTCACCTTCGAGCCGGACGGCTACGGACGGCTGCCCGCGCACGATGCGCTGCCGGTGCCCGTACTTCTGCCCACGCCCGCCGCGCTGGGCAGATGGGCCCGGCTGCTGGGCGGCGAAGGACGTCAGACGGTGCGCGGCGCCGCGGCCTGGGTGACGTCCCGGCACCATGCGATGCCGGCGCCTTCGTCGTCGCACGGTGCCGACGCCCGCGATCTGCTCAACGCCTTCCGGGCGTCCGCTTCCCCCGGCGCGCTCGACCTGGCGGTGCATCTGGCCGCCGTACCGCTCGTGCTGCCCGTCATCCAGCTCGTACAGGAGGCGATGTTCCCCGACACGGGGCCCATGGAGCTGGCGGAGGTGCTGCTGAGCGGGCTGCTGGAACGGCTTCCGGACGTCGAGGACTCGCCGGGGCCCCGCTACGACTTCATACCGGGAGTGCAGAACCTGCTGCTCCAGTCCCTCGACCAGGGAGCGGCCGAACTGGTGCTCAAGCACCTCTCGGAGTACGTCACCAAGCGCTTCGGCAAGGGCACCCGCAACTTCCCCGCGATGGCCGTCGCCCAGCTCAGCGGGCGCTTCACCGGCATGGAGAGCGAGCACCCGGAACCGGAGGAGCCGGGGGACGACGAGGGGGAGCTGGGGGAGGAGCTGTTCGCCGAGATCCCGGCCCGGGTGGTGCAGTGGTACCGGCCCGTACGGCCGTTGCCGGACCAACTCAAGGACGCGGAACGGCTGTTGGACCAGTGGCGTGTGCAGCGCGACAGCAAGCTGCTGCGCGAGGCACACGAGGTCACCGAGGGTGTGCTGCTCGCCGAGGACAGCGGGCGGGCCCGCCGGGTGCTCGGCCGGGTGCTGTTCGCGCAGGCGGGAACCCCCGAGGTGCGGCGTGACCCCGAGCGCCGCAGGAAGCTGCTGACGCGTGCCGAGCAGTTGCTGTCAGGAGAGGGCCCGGAAGGCGCGGCGACCGTACTGGCCCGCGCCGGAGTACGGCACGAACTGTGGCGCATGGACGGCGACTCGGACTGGCTGCATGCCGTGGCGCGCGATCTGAGCGACCCCCTGGAGGACGAGCGGTCCACCCCCGCGACGCAGGAGGACCGGCGCGTACGGCTGGGACGTGCCCTGCTCGACCTCGCCCGTACGGAACGCAATCAGGAGGCAGCCGCGGAGTACGCCACAGCCGCGGCCGGCGAACTGCGCGCCGCCGCAGGCCTGTCCGAGGCGGCCGGCGTCTCCGCTCAGCGGCGGGGCGCCGTGCTGCTGGACCTCGTCGCCGCCCTGCGCCTGACAGGCCGCTCCGAGCACACGAGGCTGCTGCGCCTGCTCGCCGACGCGGAGCCCGCCGTGCGGGCCGACCCCGCGGCCCCCGGCGGCCGGAACCTGCTGCTGCGATGGACCGGCACCCGGGCCCAGGTGTACCGCGAGGCCGGCGACTTGCAGGCCGCCGACCAGGCGTACGAGGAGGCCGCCGAGCTGACCGCACGGGACACCCCGCAGCGCTGCGAACTCTTCATCGAGTGGGGCGAGGCGCGGCTGCTGCGGCACGACGACCCGTACGGCGCCGAGGGCATCCTGCGCGAGGCGCTGACCGGAGCCCCGGCGAGCGGACGGCTGCCCGCCCGCGCCCAACTGCTGCTCGGCCGGGCCTTGGTGCGCCGCTGGCAGCGGGGGCACTTCCTGCCCGACCTGTTCGAGGGCAGTCATCTGCTGGAACTGGCCGCACGTCAGTCGCCGGACGCGGTGCAGCGCGCCGAGAGCTGGCGGCGGCTGGGCGACGCCGGGTTGGAATTCCCGGACGCGAGGCCGCCGTTCGCACAGGCCGAACGGTGTTATCGGACCGCGCTGACCGAGGCACGCGAGACCCCTGGAGCGCGCCGCACCGGTTCCGTGGAGGCCGCCCGCGCCCTGCACGCACTGGCCGCGCTGTACGAGCGGTGCGATGAGCCGCGCAAGGCACTGGCCGCGTACCGGGAGGCCGCCGAGGAGTGGCACCTGCTGGCCGGCACGCTCACGCCCGTTCCCAGAGGGGAGGCCGGACGCACCCGCGAACGGATCGCCGCGCTGGAGACCGGTACGGCGGGCGGGGCCGAATGA